In Pseudophryne corroboree isolate aPseCor3 chromosome 3, aPseCor3.hap2, whole genome shotgun sequence, a genomic segment contains:
- the NKX2-3 gene encoding homeobox protein Nkx-2.3: MMLPSPATSTPFSVKDILNREPGHQQQQPTRGHLAQDLDVDFHQTSCMLAAGDRAGYSEGVDKLSYLTSMGASEAHGEVGASADRYVHSALRDSCNPKEEEEDEEEEDPLSEGAHKACYMKKSPHGEEKPEETDRPKQRSRRKPRVLFSQAQVFELERRFKQQRYLSAPEREHLANSLKLTSTQVKIWFQNRRYKCKRQRQDKSLEMGNHHPPPPRRVAVPVLVRDGKPCIAGTQSYNSAYNVAASPYSYNSYPAYSYSNSPSCNTNYSCNYSGIPSIQHNAGNNPFVSMSNLSQLGNTAQPQSHTGPMPACQGTLQGIRAW, encoded by the exons ATGATGTTACCAAGCCCAGCCACTTCCACACCTTTCTCTGTGAAGGACATTCTCAACCGGGAGCCtggccaccagcagcagcagccgacCAGGGGGCACCTGGCTCAGGACCTGGATGTGGACTTCCACCAGACTTCATGCATGCTGGCAGCAGGGGACAGGGCTGGCTATTCTGAGGGGGTGGACAAGCTCTCCTACCTGACCTCTATGGGGGCTTCTGAGGCCCATGGGGAGGTGGGGGCCTCTGCTGACAGGTATGTCCATTCTGCACTCCGAGACTCCTGTAACCCTAAAGaagaagaggaggatgaggaggaggaagaCCCGCTGAGTGAAGGGGCTCACA AGGCTTGCTACATGAAGAAGTCCCCCCATGGTGAGGAGAAGCCGGAGGAGACAGACAGGCCCAAGCAGAGGAGCCGCAGGAAGCCCCGAGTCCTCTTCTCTCAGGCCCAGGTCTTTGAGCTGGAGAGGAGGTTTAAGCAACAGAGGTACCTGTCTGCCCCAGAACGGGAACACCTGGCCAACAGCCTAAAACTCACCTCTACCCAGGTGAAGATCTGGTTCCAGAACAGGAGATACAAGTGCAAGAGGCAAAGGCAGGACAAGTCTTTGGAAATGGGCAACCACCACCCACCGCCACCCAGGAGGGTGGCAGTGCCAGTGCTGGTGAGAGACGGCAAGCCGTGCATTGCGGGCACCCAGAGCTATAACAGCGCCTACAATGTAGCAGCTAGCCCCTATTCCTACAACAGTTACCCGGCATACAGCTACAGCAACAGCCCCTCCTGTAACACTAACTACAGCTGCAACTACTCTGGGATCCCTTCCATCCAGCACAACGCAGGGAATAACCCATTTGTCAGCATGAGCAACCTCAGCCAGCTGGGCAACACCGCACAGCCCCAGAGCCACACAGGGCCAATGCCAGCATGCCAGGGGACTTTACAAGGGATCCGGGCCTGGTAG